DNA from Pseudomonas putida:
AATCGACGCGCTCGGTGCGCACTGCCGTGTTGAGGCTGACCGGGATATGCACCAGACCGAAACTGATTGCGCCTTTCCAGATTGCCCGGGCCATGGCGTAGCTCCTAGGTTTCAGGTTCAAACGGTTGGCCGGGCCGGCAGTAGCGCAAGGCGCCGCAGCGCTCGCAGCATTGGCACTGCAGCCCGGGGTATTCACAGCTCAGTGCGGCGCCCCACTGGCAACCGCGCAACAGGCAGATGAAGGTCATCAGCCACCTCCTTGGCCCGGCAAGCACAGGGGCCCTTACTTCCAAGGACTGCGCGGCGTCCTGAAGGTTTACTCGCGCCGCCCTATGGCAACGGGTTGCCGCCGGTGACACCGAACACCTCTCCGGTGATGTAGCTCGACTCCTGGGTGGCCAGCAGCACATACAGCGGTGCGCACTCGGCGGGTTGGCCGGGGCGCTTCATCGGCGACTGCGAACCGAATTCGGGGATTTTCTCCGGCGGTTGGCCGCCGCTGGGTTGCAACACGGTCCAGATCGGCCCCGGGGCGACGGCGTTGACCCGGATGCCCCGCTCGATCACCTGCTTGGCCAAGGCTTTGGTGAAGGCCACGATGGCCGCCTTGGTGGTGGCGTAGTCCAGCAGTGTCGCCGACGGCTGGTAGGACTGGATCGAGGCGGTATTGATGATGGTGGCGCCCGCCGGCATCAACGGCACTGCCGCCTGGCACAGCCAGAACAGTGCGTAGACATTGGTCTTGAGCGTGTGGTCGAACTGTTCGTGGCTGATCTGGCCGATGTCCTTGCGCGCCTCCTGCTTGCCGGCGACGTTGACCAGAATGTCGAGGCCGCCCAACTGCTCATGGGCCTGGTCGACCAGCTCACCGCAAAAGCGCTGGTCCTTCAGATCGCCTGGGAGCGCGATGGCTTTGCGGCCTTCAGCCTCGATCAGCTTGATCACTTCGCGCGCGTCGGCCTGTTCCATGGGCATGTAGTTGAGCGCGATGTCGGCGCCTTCTCGGGCAAAGGCGATGGCCACGGCGCGGCCGATCCCGGAATCGGCACCGGTGATCAGCGCCTTGCGCCCGGCCAGGCGACCGAACCCTTTGTAGGTGTCTTCACCGTGGTCGGGTTTGGGCTGCATGTTCGCATCCAGCCCTGGCGGGGCTTGGGTCTGCTCGGGAAATGGCGGATGCGGGTACTGGGTCAGTGGGTTCTGCATGCTGAACTGGTCATGGGGCTTGTTGGGCATGGTGCGCCT
Protein-coding regions in this window:
- a CDS encoding PSPA7_2676 family Cys-rich small protein, with the translated sequence MTFICLLRGCQWGAALSCEYPGLQCQCCERCGALRYCRPGQPFEPET
- a CDS encoding SDR family oxidoreductase; its protein translation is MPNKPHDQFSMQNPLTQYPHPPFPEQTQAPPGLDANMQPKPDHGEDTYKGFGRLAGRKALITGADSGIGRAVAIAFAREGADIALNYMPMEQADAREVIKLIEAEGRKAIALPGDLKDQRFCGELVDQAHEQLGGLDILVNVAGKQEARKDIGQISHEQFDHTLKTNVYALFWLCQAAVPLMPAGATIINTASIQSYQPSATLLDYATTKAAIVAFTKALAKQVIERGIRVNAVAPGPIWTVLQPSGGQPPEKIPEFGSQSPMKRPGQPAECAPLYVLLATQESSYITGEVFGVTGGNPLP